In the genome of Opitutia bacterium KCR 482, one region contains:
- a CDS encoding PAS domain-containing protein, which translates to MRRFGKTKAAIAILAASLCCAHFGFAYSIPLKIQPRFESDEHAEHRGEDYERRRFWGKIVIGSAIISGMLLFRFIANREPQRRYIRILKSLPGRIGVCTRDFSLMFFHTENEQLNRKKLKNLREVKNIDFDAISAAITKVFNTKTAAVLDYDYKHVRRSMTISPLDDSVFGRECVIWFSHDNTELQEARDQAERYAKQSAENMLKLRQNTRMWRILLNALPMHVFAKDPSDDFRYAFSNKKTNEFFGRDITGLTDFEIFEKSEAERRRFEDIENMKDLTRGFEANIPLKDFRGKTHLMCNIRYPFTDESGHTLLLGASLDVSEVLESAKIRERTESFWENVVENFPIMAFAKDADGGFKYIAANRQVCEFLGIPKAELIGKTDAEIPAFAPMLEEIRARDEAAVEAGEHSVHTLFVPDGRGEKRLLRAIRKPITLSDGRRILCFTIADISDLADESLKKRLICTEKTPL; encoded by the coding sequence ATGCGCAGATTCGGAAAGACAAAAGCGGCAATCGCCATTCTTGCGGCGTCCCTTTGCTGCGCGCATTTCGGGTTTGCGTACTCGATACCGCTGAAAATCCAGCCGCGCTTCGAATCGGACGAACACGCCGAACACAGGGGCGAAGACTACGAACGCCGACGCTTTTGGGGCAAAATAGTGATAGGCTCGGCGATAATATCGGGCATGCTGTTGTTCAGATTCATCGCAAACAGGGAGCCGCAGCGCAGGTACATCAGAATTTTAAAATCGCTCCCGGGCAGAATCGGCGTCTGCACGCGCGACTTTTCCCTGATGTTCTTCCACACCGAAAACGAGCAGCTCAACCGCAAAAAGCTCAAAAACCTGCGCGAGGTAAAGAACATAGACTTCGACGCGATTTCGGCGGCGATAACAAAAGTCTTCAACACAAAAACCGCCGCGGTACTCGACTACGACTATAAGCACGTCCGCCGCTCCATGACGATTTCGCCGCTCGACGACTCCGTTTTCGGTAGGGAATGCGTAATCTGGTTCTCGCACGACAACACCGAATTGCAGGAAGCCCGCGACCAAGCCGAACGCTACGCAAAACAAAGCGCGGAAAACATGCTGAAACTGCGCCAGAACACGCGCATGTGGCGCATACTTCTCAACGCCCTGCCAATGCACGTTTTCGCGAAAGACCCTTCGGACGATTTCAGGTACGCGTTCTCGAACAAAAAAACCAACGAATTTTTCGGCAGGGACATCACGGGACTTACGGACTTCGAAATATTCGAGAAATCGGAGGCGGAGCGCAGGCGTTTCGAGGACATCGAAAACATGAAAGACCTGACGCGCGGGTTCGAAGCGAACATTCCCCTCAAAGACTTCCGCGGAAAGACGCACCTGATGTGCAACATCAGATACCCGTTCACCGACGAAAGCGGACACACCCTCCTTCTAGGCGCGTCGCTCGACGTAAGCGAAGTGCTCGAAAGCGCGAAAATAAGGGAGCGGACTGAATCGTTCTGGGAAAACGTGGTCGAAAACTTCCCGATTATGGCGTTCGCAAAAGACGCCGACGGCGGCTTCAAGTACATAGCGGCAAACAGGCAGGTTTGCGAATTTTTGGGAATCCCGAAAGCCGAGCTTATCGGCAAGACCGACGCCGAAATTCCCGCATTCGCCCCGATGCTCGAAGAAATCCGCGCGCGCGACGAAGCCGCGGTAGAAGCGGGCGAACACAGCGTGCACACGCTCTTCGTCCCCGACGGGCGCGGCGAAAAACGCCTTCTCCGCGCAATCAGAAAGCCGATAACGCTCTCCGACGGCCGCCGCATTCTCTGCTTCACGATAGCCGACATCAGCGACCTCGCCGACGAATCGCTAAAAAAAAGGTTGATATGCACCGAAAAAACGCCATTGTGA
- the secG gene encoding preprotein translocase subunit SecG, giving the protein MASILIGLFTFVLVLVCVLLVLVILMQRPNANAGMGAALGGGMAEGAFGGEAGNVLTKATVKLTVLYFVISAGLYLGYIYTTGGSSAEKAETPSISSLVEQKKAEAEKAPAPKADAAKEAASKAPATPAAPAKK; this is encoded by the coding sequence ATGGCTTCCATATTGATAGGATTGTTCACTTTCGTACTGGTACTGGTTTGCGTATTGCTGGTCTTGGTAATACTCATGCAACGCCCCAACGCAAACGCGGGCATGGGAGCGGCTCTCGGCGGCGGAATGGCGGAAGGCGCGTTCGGCGGCGAAGCCGGCAACGTACTCACAAAGGCGACAGTCAAGCTCACGGTGCTCTACTTCGTGATTTCGGCGGGTCTGTACCTCGGATACATCTACACGACGGGCGGAAGCTCGGCGGAAAAGGCGGAAACCCCGTCGATTTCGTCGCTTGTGGAACAGAAGAAAGCGGAAGCCGAAAAAGCTCCCGCGCCCAAGGCGGACGCGGCAAAGGAAGCCGCGTCAAAAGCCCCCGCAACACCCGCCGCTCCCGCAAAAAAATAG
- a CDS encoding aminopeptidase → MDTRYIKLAKNLCGHSAKIKQGEHVLLDLWETPVEMAEALIDEISSRGAFAHVELGNPRIARRLAMSSGGDRLAVAAECALYKMKKMDAYIAIRGSHNIFENSDVPQNRMAEISAAMKESVDWRVNKTKWVVLRWPNPAMAQLAQMSTEAFEDFYFDVCTMDYDKMDEGMAAMKKLMESTDQVHITGPNTDLRFSIKGMKAIPCGGQYNIPDGEIFTAPVRDSVEGVVEYNAPTIYNGVSFDRITLEFEKGKIVRAGSPSNELMLRKILSSDEGAAYIGEFAMGFNPYVNRPMRDILFDEKIAGSFHFTPGQAYTEADNGNKSRIHWDMVCIQTPEYGGGEIRFDGKLVRKDGVFIGEGIEKLNPEYLK, encoded by the coding sequence ATGGATACGCGTTATATAAAACTCGCAAAAAATTTGTGCGGACACTCCGCAAAAATCAAACAGGGCGAACACGTTCTGCTCGACCTCTGGGAAACGCCCGTCGAAATGGCGGAAGCCCTCATAGACGAAATTTCGTCGCGCGGGGCTTTCGCTCACGTCGAACTCGGCAACCCGCGCATAGCCCGCAGGCTCGCGATGTCGTCGGGCGGCGACAGGCTCGCGGTCGCGGCGGAATGCGCCCTCTACAAAATGAAAAAGATGGACGCGTACATCGCAATACGCGGCTCGCACAACATCTTCGAAAACTCCGACGTTCCGCAAAACAGAATGGCGGAAATCTCCGCCGCAATGAAGGAGTCGGTGGACTGGCGCGTCAACAAGACAAAGTGGGTTGTGCTGCGCTGGCCGAACCCCGCAATGGCTCAGCTTGCGCAGATGAGCACCGAAGCTTTCGAAGACTTCTACTTCGACGTCTGCACAATGGACTACGACAAAATGGACGAGGGCATGGCAGCGATGAAAAAGCTCATGGAATCGACCGACCAAGTCCACATCACGGGTCCGAATACCGACCTTCGCTTCTCGATTAAGGGCATGAAGGCAATCCCCTGCGGCGGGCAGTACAACATTCCCGACGGCGAAATCTTCACCGCCCCCGTGCGCGACAGCGTCGAGGGCGTGGTGGAATACAACGCGCCGACAATCTACAACGGCGTTTCGTTCGACCGCATTACGCTCGAATTCGAGAAGGGGAAAATCGTCCGAGCAGGCTCGCCGTCGAACGAGCTTATGCTTAGGAAAATCCTTTCGAGCGACGAGGGCGCGGCGTACATCGGCGAATTCGCAATGGGCTTCAACCCCTACGTCAACCGCCCCATGCGCGACATTCTCTTCGACGAGAAAATCGCGGGGTCGTTCCACTTCACCCCCGGTCAGGCGTACACGGAGGCGGACAACGGCAACAAGTCGAGAATCCACTGGGACATGGTCTGCATTCAGACGCCCGAATACGGCGGCGGCGAAATACGCTTCGACGGAAAGCTCGTGCGCAAGGACGGCGTATTCATCGGAGAGGGAATAGAAAAGCTCAATCCCGAATACCTCAAATAG
- a CDS encoding RluA family pseudouridine synthase — protein sequence MGEIRNYTHPEGAPPTRADKAVAAFLAEEVSRSRLEDSFKNGKVKINGEPIAKKLELRAGDTVEIELPPPLETEVKPVDIPVEILYEDDDVVVVNKPAGMTVHPGSGTGDDTLVHAMMFHCKGKLSMAGGAMRPGIVHRLDKETSGAMIMAKNDNAYYRLVEMFSERELDKEYIAIVSGVPTVRSGTIRKPIGRHPSFKTKMCINENGRDAHTEWTLVEKFGNKAALLSCKIYTGRTHQIRVHLTDLGFPIMGDYTYCFQKNKFREIEAPQRVMLHARRLALPHPTREGETIDVEATPPDDFLNLLETLRKTYI from the coding sequence ATGGGCGAAATCAGAAACTACACCCACCCCGAAGGCGCGCCGCCGACCCGCGCCGACAAGGCGGTAGCCGCGTTCCTCGCCGAGGAGGTTTCGCGCTCGCGGCTCGAAGACAGCTTCAAAAACGGCAAAGTCAAAATAAACGGCGAGCCGATTGCAAAAAAGCTCGAACTCCGCGCGGGCGACACCGTGGAGATAGAGCTTCCGCCGCCGCTCGAAACGGAGGTCAAGCCCGTAGACATTCCCGTGGAAATACTCTACGAAGACGACGACGTTGTGGTTGTGAACAAACCCGCGGGCATGACAGTCCACCCCGGTAGCGGCACGGGCGACGACACGCTCGTGCACGCAATGATGTTCCACTGCAAGGGCAAACTCAGCATGGCGGGCGGCGCAATGCGCCCCGGCATTGTCCACAGGCTCGACAAGGAAACGTCGGGCGCGATGATTATGGCGAAGAACGACAACGCCTATTACAGGCTCGTCGAAATGTTCTCGGAGCGCGAGCTTGACAAAGAGTACATCGCAATCGTAAGCGGCGTGCCCACAGTTCGTAGCGGCACAATCCGCAAGCCGATAGGCCGCCACCCGTCGTTCAAAACAAAAATGTGCATTAACGAAAACGGCAGAGACGCCCACACGGAATGGACACTTGTCGAAAAATTCGGCAACAAGGCGGCTCTGCTTTCGTGCAAAATCTACACGGGCAGAACGCACCAAATACGCGTGCACCTAACCGACCTCGGCTTCCCAATCATGGGCGACTACACATACTGCTTCCAGAAAAACAAATTCCGCGAAATCGAAGCCCCGCAGCGCGTAATGCTGCACGCACGCAGGCTCGCCCTGCCCCACCCCACAAGGGAGGGCGAAACAATCGACGTAGAGGCGACCCCGCCCGACGATTTCCTCAACCTGCTCGAAACGCTACGCAAAACCTACATTTAA
- a CDS encoding O-acetylhomoserine aminocarboxypropyltransferase/cysteine synthase family protein: MDKNYHIETISVQGGWEPKNGEPRVAPIIQSTTYKYETAQELADLFDLKAAGHFYTRLSNPTVEVLEKKMAALCGGIGAIATSSGQGATSLVALNLCSAGDHVVSASTIYGGSTNLFGHSLAKLGIETTFVNQDAPENEIAAAIRPNTKFIFAETLSNPSVKVLDFDKFSRIARAAGIPLVIDNTFPTPALCRPFEFGADIVTHSTSKFADGHAAALGGIVVDKGDFDYASSDKFAGLTTPDESYHGMVYTKTFGKFAFLAKARTHVMRDFGMMMSPMNAWITNMNLETLALRMERHSYNAQKVAEFLESHPKIEWVNYPGLASSPEHERANKYLKACSGVMTFGPKGGRAAAEKLMNNLKLAAIVCHVADARTGVLHPASTTHRQLSEREQRETGILPELIRMSVGIEHVDDIIADLDQALAQI, from the coding sequence ATGGACAAAAACTACCACATAGAAACAATATCCGTACAGGGCGGCTGGGAGCCGAAAAACGGCGAGCCGCGCGTCGCGCCCATTATCCAGAGCACGACGTACAAATACGAAACCGCGCAGGAGCTCGCCGACCTCTTCGACCTCAAAGCGGCGGGGCACTTCTACACGCGCCTGAGCAACCCGACAGTCGAGGTGCTCGAAAAGAAAATGGCAGCCCTCTGCGGCGGCATCGGCGCAATCGCGACTTCGAGCGGACAGGGCGCGACTTCGCTCGTAGCCCTCAACCTCTGCTCCGCGGGCGACCATGTGGTAAGCGCGAGCACGATTTACGGCGGAAGCACAAACCTGTTCGGACACTCGCTCGCCAAGCTCGGAATCGAAACTACATTCGTCAATCAGGACGCACCCGAAAATGAAATCGCCGCGGCAATCCGCCCCAACACAAAATTCATTTTCGCGGAAACCCTCTCGAACCCCAGCGTCAAAGTGCTCGACTTCGACAAATTCTCGCGAATCGCCCGCGCTGCGGGAATCCCGCTCGTGATAGACAACACCTTCCCGACGCCCGCCCTCTGCCGACCCTTCGAATTCGGCGCGGACATCGTAACCCACAGCACGTCTAAATTCGCCGACGGCCATGCCGCCGCGCTCGGCGGAATCGTGGTAGACAAGGGCGACTTCGACTACGCAAGCTCCGACAAATTCGCGGGGCTTACCACGCCAGACGAAAGCTACCACGGCATGGTCTACACAAAGACTTTCGGCAAATTCGCGTTCCTCGCAAAGGCGCGCACGCACGTCATGCGCGACTTCGGCATGATGATGTCGCCCATGAACGCGTGGATTACAAACATGAATCTCGAAACACTCGCCCTGCGCATGGAACGCCACAGCTACAACGCGCAAAAGGTCGCAGAGTTCCTCGAATCGCACCCGAAAATCGAGTGGGTCAACTACCCCGGTTTGGCAAGCTCGCCCGAACACGAACGCGCAAATAAATACCTCAAAGCGTGCAGCGGCGTAATGACTTTCGGCCCGAAAGGCGGAAGGGCGGCGGCCGAAAAGCTCATGAACAACCTCAAACTCGCGGCAATAGTCTGCCACGTCGCCGACGCGCGTACGGGCGTACTCCACCCCGCAAGCACGACGCACCGCCAGCTCTCCGAGCGCGAACAGCGCGAGACGGGAATCCTGCCCGAACTTATCCGCATGTCGGTCGGCATCGAGCATGTAGACGACATCATCGCCGACCTCGACCAAGCCCTTGCGCAAATCTAA
- a CDS encoding SufD family Fe-S cluster assembly protein: MSGILEKISDAAKARFAEIPFPHRKDEYWRFADLSAWSADALFPHFSRGVPESREDSKIAEISANAQKNGLAVFDGQLLSADVPAGVSVLSMSAAAEKYPEAVSEFFGAAKGKFDTIAASRAQNGSVFVVDDGASAELELSVISRLGLSVGSALFMLGRNSKLRLVRRFATAGGSFGISMSGFLLSENSALELATFKYSGSEAHTYLRDDFRVPAGASVVDAYAEVGLSPSRAERNFEITGGGAEIDTRAFLRTSGAITHDMRTSQMHRVGGSHSNLAVKCAVADKSRAAFAGLIRVEEDAQKTSAYQSCRSLSLSDNAKTEASPMLEILANDVECSHGCTVSKPDSDELFYMNQRGLSDSEALDLIIGGFARTTFEKFGMEFDGNC; the protein is encoded by the coding sequence ATGAGCGGCATTCTCGAAAAAATTTCCGACGCCGCAAAGGCGCGGTTTGCCGAAATTCCGTTCCCGCACCGCAAGGACGAATACTGGCGGTTTGCCGACCTTTCGGCGTGGAGCGCGGACGCGCTGTTCCCGCACTTTTCGCGCGGCGTGCCCGAATCGCGCGAGGATTCGAAAATCGCCGAGATTTCCGCAAACGCGCAGAAAAACGGGCTTGCGGTTTTCGACGGACAGCTGCTGTCCGCCGACGTTCCCGCGGGCGTCTCGGTTTTATCGATGTCGGCGGCGGCGGAAAAATATCCGGAGGCGGTGTCCGAATTTTTCGGCGCGGCAAAGGGAAAGTTCGACACGATTGCGGCGTCGCGCGCGCAAAACGGCTCGGTTTTTGTGGTGGACGACGGCGCGTCGGCGGAGCTTGAACTTTCGGTGATTTCGAGGCTTGGGCTTTCGGTCGGTTCGGCGCTGTTCATGCTCGGCAGAAACTCAAAACTGCGGCTTGTGCGCAGGTTCGCGACGGCGGGAGGCTCGTTCGGAATCTCGATGTCGGGCTTTTTGCTTTCCGAAAATTCGGCGCTGGAGCTTGCGACTTTCAAATATTCTGGCTCGGAGGCGCACACATATTTGCGCGACGACTTCCGCGTGCCCGCGGGCGCGAGCGTCGTAGACGCCTACGCGGAGGTCGGGCTTTCGCCGAGCCGCGCGGAAAGGAATTTCGAAATAACGGGCGGCGGCGCGGAGATTGACACCCGCGCGTTCCTGCGGACTTCGGGCGCAATCACCCACGACATGCGCACGTCGCAAATGCACAGGGTGGGCGGCTCGCACAGCAATCTTGCGGTGAAATGCGCCGTCGCCGACAAATCGCGCGCGGCGTTCGCGGGGCTTATCCGCGTGGAGGAGGACGCGCAGAAGACGAGCGCGTACCAGAGCTGCCGCTCGCTTTCGCTTTCGGACAACGCGAAGACGGAGGCGTCGCCCATGCTCGAAATCTTGGCAAACGACGTCGAGTGCTCGCACGGTTGCACGGTCTCCAAGCCAGACTCCGACGAGCTTTTCTACATGAACCAGCGCGGACTTTCCGATTCGGAGGCTCTCGACCTTATCATAGGCGGCTTCGCCCGCACGACTTTCGAAAAGTTCGGAATGGAATTTGACGGAAACTGTTAG
- the sufB gene encoding Fe-S cluster assembly protein SufB, which translates to MANASDKTPEGLNLDRSIGDFSFAEDYAYNAGVGLTREVVEYISKVKGEDDWIRDFRLNALKTFESMEMPTHWASKKLDGLDFSKIRYYLAKAEKKKKSWDEVPDDVKRTFEKLGVPEQERSFLAGVEAQFDSESAYSNMKEHLEKDGVIFVDSTEGLKKYPEIFRKYFGKIIPTGDNKFSALNSAVFSGGSFIYVPKGVHVKQPLQAYFRINAESFGQFERTLIIADEGSELMYMEGCTAPRFTTGTLHSAVVELVALKGAKIQYVTVQNWSDNVFNLVTKRGMAEEGAQIRWVDCNIGSGITMKYPAVVLKGREAKGEVISIALANNGQHQDTGAKMIHLADKTSSNVLSKSVSIGNGRASYRGLVYMPDTSRDCKNNTECDALLINTNSRTDTYPAIICSGHNNSVQHEASVSKLSEEQIFYMRQRGLSENEAVSLSVNGFVNDLVQEFPMEYSVELKRLIELQMEGAVG; encoded by the coding sequence ATGGCAAACGCTTCGGACAAAACGCCGGAAGGCCTGAACCTCGACAGAAGCATCGGCGATTTCAGCTTCGCCGAAGACTACGCGTACAACGCGGGCGTCGGGCTTACGAGGGAAGTCGTGGAATACATTTCGAAAGTCAAGGGCGAGGACGACTGGATTCGCGACTTCCGCCTGAACGCGCTCAAAACGTTCGAGTCTATGGAAATGCCCACGCACTGGGCGTCGAAAAAACTCGACGGGCTTGATTTTTCGAAAATCAGATACTATCTGGCGAAAGCCGAAAAAAAGAAGAAATCGTGGGACGAAGTTCCCGACGACGTGAAGCGCACTTTCGAAAAGCTCGGCGTGCCAGAGCAGGAGCGTTCGTTTCTGGCGGGCGTGGAGGCGCAGTTCGACTCTGAGTCGGCTTACTCCAACATGAAAGAGCACCTCGAAAAGGACGGCGTGATTTTCGTGGACTCCACCGAGGGGCTTAAAAAATACCCCGAAATCTTCCGCAAGTATTTCGGCAAAATCATTCCGACGGGCGACAACAAATTCAGTGCGCTAAACAGCGCGGTATTTTCGGGCGGCAGCTTCATCTACGTACCGAAAGGCGTCCATGTGAAACAGCCATTGCAGGCGTATTTCAGAATCAACGCCGAAAGCTTCGGGCAGTTCGAGCGCACGCTCATAATCGCCGACGAAGGCTCGGAGCTGATGTACATGGAGGGCTGCACCGCGCCGCGATTCACGACGGGAACGCTCCACTCGGCGGTGGTCGAACTCGTCGCGCTCAAAGGGGCGAAAATCCAGTACGTAACCGTTCAGAACTGGTCGGACAACGTGTTCAACTTGGTGACAAAGCGCGGCATGGCGGAGGAGGGCGCGCAAATCAGATGGGTTGACTGCAACATCGGCAGCGGCATTACAATGAAATACCCCGCGGTCGTCCTCAAAGGCAGGGAGGCAAAGGGGGAAGTGATTTCGATTGCCCTTGCAAACAACGGACAACATCAGGACACCGGCGCGAAAATGATACACTTGGCGGACAAGACAAGCTCGAACGTGCTGTCGAAGTCGGTCAGCATAGGCAACGGGCGGGCGTCGTACCGCGGGCTGGTCTACATGCCCGATACCTCCCGCGACTGCAAAAACAACACCGAATGCGACGCCCTGCTGATAAACACGAATTCGCGCACAGACACCTATCCCGCGATAATCTGTTCGGGGCACAACAACAGCGTACAGCACGAGGCGAGCGTCTCGAAACTCAGCGAGGAGCAGATTTTCTACATGCGCCAGCGCGGACTTTCCGAAAACGAGGCGGTCAGCCTTTCGGTCAACGGCTTCGTCAACGACCTTGTTCAGGAATTTCCAATGGAGTACTCGGTGGAACTGAAAAGGCTTATCGAACTTCAAATGGAGGGGGCGGTAGGATGA
- the sufC gene encoding Fe-S cluster assembly ATPase SufC: MTGLEIKNLVVRVGDRNVVDGMNLTVPAGEVHAIMGPNGTGKTSLSKAIAGHPDYKICSGEVLLNGENIVGLPPDEIARKGFFLAFQYPVSIPGVSIANFIRACLNARLPEGETVNPVEFYKKLYAKMDELKMPRPFTSRSVNDGFSGGEKKRCDILQMLMLEPSFAILDETDSGLDIDALRIVSEGVNTARGANIGMLLITHYHRLLEYIKPDRVHVMSGGRIVKSGGAELALELEQKGYDWLKDI, translated from the coding sequence ATGACCGGTTTGGAAATCAAAAATTTGGTTGTGCGCGTGGGCGACAGAAACGTCGTGGACGGAATGAATCTGACCGTTCCCGCGGGTGAAGTCCACGCGATAATGGGGCCCAACGGAACGGGCAAGACAAGCCTTTCCAAGGCGATTGCCGGACACCCCGACTACAAAATCTGCTCCGGCGAAGTGCTGCTCAACGGCGAAAACATCGTGGGGCTTCCGCCCGACGAAATAGCCCGCAAGGGGTTTTTCCTCGCGTTCCAGTATCCCGTTTCGATTCCCGGGGTGAGCATTGCGAACTTCATTCGCGCGTGCCTGAACGCGCGTCTGCCGGAGGGCGAAACGGTCAACCCCGTGGAATTCTACAAAAAGCTCTACGCAAAAATGGACGAGCTTAAAATGCCGCGCCCGTTCACTTCAAGAAGCGTCAACGACGGTTTCAGCGGCGGCGAGAAAAAACGCTGCGACATTCTCCAAATGCTCATGCTCGAACCGAGCTTCGCGATTCTCGACGAAACCGACAGCGGGCTTGACATCGACGCCCTGCGAATCGTCTCCGAGGGCGTCAACACCGCGCGCGGGGCGAACATCGGAATGCTGCTTATCACCCACTATCACAGACTGCTTGAATATATCAAGCCCGACAGGGTGCACGTCATGAGCGGCGGCAGAATCGTCAAAAGCGGCGGCGCGGAACTTGCGCTCGAATTGGAGCAAAAGGGATACGACTGGTTGAAGGACATTTAA
- a CDS encoding Minf_1886 family protein: MGMRNFQKTLESILRDDKRYGVGAYVFVRMALDFTVKRACAEDPSRTERHVSAAELLEGVKDFALETFGPMAMTLFEEWGVRSTEDIGQIVFNMVRAQALRKTDEDKLEDFAGGFDFREAFVAPFLPAKKGRRKG; this comes from the coding sequence ATGGGAATGCGGAATTTTCAGAAGACGCTCGAATCCATTTTGAGGGACGACAAACGCTACGGCGTAGGCGCGTACGTCTTTGTGCGCATGGCGTTGGACTTCACCGTCAAACGCGCGTGCGCGGAAGACCCCTCCCGAACCGAACGCCACGTCTCGGCGGCGGAGCTGTTGGAGGGCGTCAAAGATTTCGCGCTCGAAACTTTCGGACCGATGGCGATGACGCTCTTCGAAGAGTGGGGCGTGCGCTCGACGGAGGATATCGGGCAGATAGTTTTCAACATGGTGCGCGCGCAGGCGCTGCGCAAAACCGACGAGGATAAATTGGAGGACTTCGCGGGCGGCTTCGATTTCCGCGAGGCGTTTGTCGCGCCTTTCCTGCCCGCAAAAAAGGGCAGGCGCAAAGGCTGA